One region of Xylanimonas ulmi genomic DNA includes:
- a CDS encoding sugar phosphate isomerase/epimerase family protein gives MSVGAAGDLGDLGDLARCSLNTATVKRATLREAVDVAARAGLGAVGLWRDRVEEAGTARAAKLVADAGLCVSSLCRGGFLTAAHDDGVAAALDDNRRAIAQAAEVGAPELVFVVGGLPAAGGPEAPVRGDAGPGDRDLVAARARVADRLADLAPFAAEHGVRIALEPLHPLFAADRAVLSTLGQALDLAAPFAPQVVGVVVDTYHVWWDPALEASIARAGAERRLASYQVCDWCLPLAPVALNSRGHLGDGYVDFAAVTRWVARAGYTGAVETEIFNEAVWAADPAVTVATLADRYARLVRPHL, from the coding sequence GTGAGCGTCGGGGCGGCGGGCGATCTGGGCGATCTGGGCGACCTGGCGCGGTGCTCGCTCAACACGGCGACGGTCAAGCGCGCGACGCTGCGCGAGGCCGTCGACGTCGCCGCGCGCGCCGGGCTCGGCGCCGTCGGGCTGTGGCGCGACCGCGTCGAGGAGGCGGGGACCGCCCGCGCGGCCAAACTCGTCGCCGACGCCGGCCTGTGCGTCTCCTCGCTGTGCCGCGGCGGGTTCCTCACCGCCGCGCACGACGACGGCGTCGCCGCGGCGCTCGACGACAACCGGCGGGCGATCGCGCAGGCCGCCGAGGTCGGCGCCCCCGAGCTGGTCTTCGTCGTCGGCGGGCTGCCGGCGGCGGGCGGCCCGGAGGCGCCGGTGCGAGGCGACGCGGGCCCCGGCGACCGGGACCTGGTGGCGGCGCGCGCACGCGTGGCCGACCGGCTCGCCGACCTGGCCCCCTTCGCCGCCGAGCACGGGGTGCGGATCGCCCTGGAGCCGCTGCACCCCCTGTTCGCCGCCGACCGCGCGGTCCTGAGCACACTGGGGCAGGCGCTCGACCTGGCCGCGCCCTTCGCGCCGCAGGTGGTCGGCGTCGTCGTCGACACCTACCACGTGTGGTGGGACCCGGCGCTGGAGGCGTCGATCGCGCGGGCGGGGGCCGAGCGCCGCCTGGCGTCGTACCAGGTGTGTGACTGGTGCCTCCCGCTCGCCCCGGTCGCCCTCAACTCGCGCGGTCACCTCGGCGACGGGTACGTCGACTTCGCCGCCGTCACCCGGTGGGTCGCGCGAGCGGGGTACACCGGCGCCGTCGAGACCGAGATCTTCAACGAGGCCGTGTGGGCGGCGGACCCTGCGGTGACCGTCGCGACCCTCGCGGACCGCTACGCACGGCTCGTGCGACCGCATCTGTGA
- a CDS encoding ABC transporter substrate-binding protein, whose amino-acid sequence MKSFRPLPLVVTTAVALGLAGCASPSSAGPAPADDGDTRPVTLMLNWYPYGEHAPFYYGLEKGVFAKHGIDLKIEAGQGSTKTIQAVGAGQVDFGWADTAALLPNVDKGVDVKSVGVFLQTTPSAVQVFADSGIETPEDLKGKTIAVSAGDAPTTTFPFYLEAIGLSPNDVKQQNLDAAGKISAMLTGKVDGLIGFMHDQGPTVAAKSGREVRYFPYADAGLSYFSNGLLATSSTIKDDPDLVRDMVAATSEAFAAAVDDPAGAVDAMAGKDPQMPAKDVLAEQWKQTITVLHTEATKDKPFGYNDPADWLNTLDVLHKAGLISGDKGVEDYFDGAFAPGD is encoded by the coding sequence ATGAAGTCGTTCCGCCCCCTGCCCCTCGTCGTCACCACCGCCGTCGCGCTCGGCCTCGCGGGCTGCGCGTCCCCCTCGTCCGCGGGCCCGGCGCCCGCCGACGACGGCGACACGCGGCCCGTCACCCTCATGCTCAACTGGTACCCCTACGGCGAGCACGCGCCGTTCTACTACGGCCTGGAGAAGGGCGTCTTCGCCAAGCACGGCATCGACCTCAAGATCGAGGCCGGCCAGGGATCGACCAAGACCATCCAGGCCGTGGGCGCCGGTCAGGTCGACTTCGGCTGGGCCGACACCGCGGCGCTGCTGCCCAACGTCGACAAGGGCGTGGACGTCAAGAGCGTTGGGGTGTTCCTCCAGACGACGCCCTCGGCCGTCCAGGTCTTCGCGGACTCCGGCATCGAGACTCCTGAGGACCTGAAGGGCAAGACGATCGCCGTCTCCGCCGGCGACGCGCCGACGACGACGTTCCCGTTCTACCTCGAGGCGATCGGCCTCTCGCCGAACGACGTCAAGCAGCAGAACCTCGACGCCGCGGGCAAGATCTCGGCGATGCTGACGGGCAAGGTCGACGGGCTGATCGGCTTCATGCACGACCAGGGCCCGACGGTGGCCGCCAAGAGCGGGCGCGAGGTGCGGTACTTCCCATACGCCGACGCGGGGCTGAGCTACTTCAGCAACGGCCTGCTCGCCACCAGCTCGACCATCAAGGACGACCCCGACCTGGTGCGCGACATGGTGGCCGCGACGTCCGAGGCCTTCGCCGCGGCCGTCGACGACCCGGCCGGCGCCGTCGACGCCATGGCGGGCAAGGACCCCCAGATGCCCGCGAAGGACGTCCTCGCCGAGCAGTGGAAGCAGACCATCACCGTGCTGCACACCGAGGCCACCAAAGACAAGCCGTTCGGGTACAACGACCCCGCCGACTGGCTCAACACCCTCGACGTGCTCCACAAAGCGGGGCTGATCAGCGGCGACAAGGGCGTCGAGGACTACTTCGACGGCGCGTTCGCGCCGGGCGACTGA
- a CDS encoding Gfo/Idh/MocA family protein produces MSQPRTLRIAMNGVTGRMGYRQHLVRSILPIRDEGVRLDDGTLLRVEPILVGRDESKLRELAARHGVERWSTDLDAVVADPSVDVLFDASMTSLRVKTLTKAIEAGKHVFTEKPTAETLTEAVDLARLGARSDLTIGVVHDKLYLPGLVKLRRLVDEGFFGRILSLRGEFGYWVFEGDVEPAQRPSWNYRAADGGSMTTDMYCHWNYVMEGVVGRVQDVYTKTVTHIPARWDESGERYTATADDAAYGVFTLTTPGGDAVTAQINSSWAVRVHRDELVEFQVDGTHGSAVAGLFGCVAQPRSATPRAVWDPDVPTPERFREQWITVPDRGGVVNGFRAQWEEFLRDVAAGRPHRYDLLSAARGVQLAELGLRSSATGRRLDVPEIDL; encoded by the coding sequence ATGTCACAGCCCCGCACCCTCCGGATCGCGATGAACGGTGTGACCGGCCGCATGGGCTATCGCCAGCATCTGGTCCGCTCGATCCTGCCGATCCGCGACGAGGGCGTGCGGCTCGATGACGGCACGCTGCTGCGGGTCGAGCCGATCCTCGTGGGCCGCGATGAGTCCAAGCTGCGCGAGCTGGCGGCCCGCCACGGCGTCGAGCGGTGGAGCACGGACCTCGACGCGGTCGTCGCCGACCCGTCGGTCGACGTCCTGTTCGACGCGTCGATGACGTCGCTGCGCGTCAAGACGCTGACCAAGGCGATCGAGGCGGGCAAGCACGTGTTCACCGAGAAGCCCACGGCCGAGACGCTGACCGAGGCGGTGGACCTGGCGCGCCTCGGCGCCCGGTCGGACCTGACGATCGGCGTCGTGCACGACAAGCTCTACCTGCCCGGCCTGGTCAAGCTGCGCCGCCTGGTCGACGAGGGCTTCTTCGGCCGCATCCTGTCGCTGCGCGGCGAGTTCGGGTACTGGGTCTTCGAGGGCGACGTCGAGCCCGCCCAGCGTCCGAGCTGGAACTACCGCGCGGCCGACGGCGGCTCCATGACCACCGACATGTACTGCCACTGGAACTACGTCATGGAGGGCGTCGTCGGGCGCGTCCAGGACGTCTACACGAAGACCGTCACGCACATCCCGGCGCGCTGGGACGAGAGCGGCGAGCGGTACACCGCGACGGCCGACGACGCCGCGTACGGCGTCTTCACGCTCACCACACCCGGCGGCGACGCGGTCACCGCCCAGATCAACTCCTCCTGGGCCGTGCGCGTGCACCGTGACGAGCTCGTCGAGTTCCAGGTGGACGGGACGCACGGGTCGGCAGTGGCCGGGCTGTTCGGCTGCGTCGCCCAGCCCCGCTCGGCGACACCCAGGGCGGTCTGGGACCCCGACGTCCCCACCCCCGAGAGGTTCCGGGAGCAGTGGATCACGGTGCCCGACCGCGGCGGCGTCGTCAACGGCTTCCGCGCGCAATGGGAGGAGTTCCTGCGCGACGTCGCCGCAGGCCGCCCGCACCGCTACGACCTGCTCTCGGCGGCGCGCGGGGTCCAGCTCGCCGAGCTGGGGCTGCGCTCATCGGCCACCGGCCGCCGCCTCGACGTCCCGGAGATCGACCTGTGA
- the kduD gene encoding 2-dehydro-3-deoxy-D-gluconate 5-dehydrogenase KduD, with the protein MSVLDRFRLDGKVALVTGTSRGIGQGIAVGLAQAGADIALLDRSAASETAAAVRATGRRALELRADLSTAEPAELEAAVAQAEAEFGQVDILVNNAGLIRRAPALTYPASDWDLVLKVDLDAVFHLSRAAARGMIARGSGKIVTVASMLSFQGGVRVPAYTAAKHAVAGLTKALANEWASRGVNVNAVAPGYLATDNTAPLRADAARERAIVERIPAGRWGTPADLQGAVVFLASPAAAYLHGVVVPVDGGWLAR; encoded by the coding sequence ATGAGCGTGCTCGACCGCTTCCGGCTCGACGGCAAGGTCGCGCTCGTCACGGGCACCTCGCGCGGCATCGGGCAGGGCATCGCCGTCGGACTCGCGCAGGCCGGCGCCGACATTGCGCTGCTCGACCGCAGCGCCGCGTCCGAGACCGCCGCGGCGGTGCGCGCGACCGGCCGGCGCGCGCTCGAGCTGCGCGCCGACTTGTCGACAGCCGAGCCCGCCGAGCTCGAGGCGGCCGTGGCGCAGGCCGAGGCCGAGTTCGGGCAGGTCGACATCCTGGTCAACAACGCGGGCTTGATCCGCCGCGCCCCGGCCCTCACCTACCCGGCCTCCGACTGGGACCTGGTGCTCAAGGTCGACCTCGACGCGGTCTTCCACCTCTCGCGCGCCGCCGCCCGCGGCATGATCGCGCGCGGCTCGGGAAAGATCGTCACGGTCGCCTCGATGCTCTCGTTCCAGGGCGGCGTCCGGGTGCCCGCCTACACCGCGGCCAAGCACGCGGTCGCGGGCCTGACCAAGGCGCTGGCCAACGAGTGGGCCTCGCGCGGCGTCAACGTCAACGCCGTCGCCCCGGGCTACCTGGCCACCGACAACACGGCGCCCCTGCGCGCGGACGCGGCGCGCGAGCGCGCGATCGTCGAGCGCATCCCCGCCGGACGGTGGGGCACGCCCGCCGACCTGCAGGGCGCGGTCGTCTTCCTCGCCTCGCCCGCCGCGGCGTACCTGCACGGCGTCGTCGTGCCGGTCGACGGCGGCTGGCTCGCGCGCTGA
- the kduI gene encoding 5-dehydro-4-deoxy-D-glucuronate isomerase, with product MQHRHATSPEQVAAATSQDLRDRFLVDDLFAPGEVRLVASEHDRIVLGGAVPLDGPLALPAPAALRAEHFLDRRELGVVNVGAPGAVSVDGVAHDLAHGACLYVGRGPREVEFAGAGAAFYLFSAPAHTTHPTVLTPPGGGAVLELGDQLTSNRRSLHQYIHAGGVRSCQIVMGVTRLHPGNMWNTMPAHTHARRTECYLYFDLPQDARVLHLCGEPTQTRHLFVADREAVIAPGWSVHSGVGTAAYSFVWAMAGENQSFEDMDGFAVTALR from the coding sequence ATGCAGCACCGCCATGCGACCAGCCCGGAGCAGGTCGCCGCGGCGACGAGCCAGGACCTGCGCGACCGGTTCCTCGTGGACGACCTGTTCGCGCCCGGCGAGGTGCGGCTCGTGGCGAGCGAGCACGACCGGATCGTGCTCGGCGGCGCCGTGCCGCTCGACGGCCCGCTCGCCCTGCCCGCGCCGGCCGCGCTGCGCGCCGAGCACTTCCTGGACCGCCGCGAGCTCGGCGTCGTCAACGTCGGCGCCCCGGGCGCGGTGAGCGTCGACGGCGTCGCGCACGACCTGGCCCACGGGGCGTGCCTGTACGTCGGGCGCGGACCGCGCGAGGTCGAGTTCGCCGGCGCCGGCGCCGCGTTCTATCTGTTCTCGGCGCCCGCCCACACGACCCACCCCACGGTGCTCACCCCGCCCGGCGGCGGCGCCGTGCTGGAGCTGGGCGACCAGCTCACGTCGAACCGGCGCTCGCTGCACCAGTACATCCACGCGGGCGGGGTGCGCTCGTGCCAGATCGTCATGGGGGTCACGCGGCTGCACCCGGGCAACATGTGGAACACCATGCCCGCGCACACCCACGCGCGGCGCACCGAGTGCTACCTGTACTTCGACCTGCCGCAGGACGCGCGCGTGCTGCACCTGTGCGGCGAGCCGACGCAGACACGGCACCTGTTCGTCGCCGACCGCGAGGCGGTCATCGCGCCCGGCTGGTCCGTCCACTCGGGGGTGGGGACCGCGGCCTACTCGTTCGTGTGGGCGATGGCGGGGGAGAACCAGTCCTTCGAGGACATGGACGGCTTCGCCGTCACGGCGCTGCGCTGA
- a CDS encoding ABC transporter permease — MTMTSSPHTATDNPGPATGRRTSRSLARSGAVAWRPLALTCALVSLWWLTTAQGWLAPYVLPSPAATWSALTQNAAYLAHNTWVTTSETVIGFVLAVIIGELVAVVMAYSRSTERTVYPIILVAQVVPKIAIAPLFVVWLGFGAAPKVTVAVLMAFFPVVISGLAGLRSVDPEIVELTSTMGASRLKTFWKVMFPASLPQLLSGLKVAATLAVTGAVVGEFVGGNEGLGYVILQANGNIDTAMLFAALIIMSLLGIVLFLLIELAEALLIGWHPSRRNNAASSTLVGA; from the coding sequence ATGACGATGACGTCGTCGCCGCACACGGCCACGGACAACCCCGGGCCGGCGACCGGACGCCGCACCTCGCGCAGCCTGGCGAGATCGGGCGCCGTCGCGTGGCGCCCGCTCGCCCTCACCTGCGCGCTCGTCTCTCTGTGGTGGCTGACCACCGCCCAGGGCTGGTTGGCGCCGTACGTCCTGCCCTCGCCCGCCGCCACGTGGTCCGCGCTCACCCAGAACGCCGCGTACCTCGCGCACAACACGTGGGTCACGACGTCGGAGACCGTCATCGGATTCGTCCTCGCCGTGATCATCGGCGAGCTGGTCGCCGTCGTCATGGCGTACTCGCGCAGCACGGAGCGAACGGTCTACCCCATCATCCTGGTCGCCCAGGTGGTGCCCAAGATCGCGATCGCACCGCTCTTCGTGGTGTGGCTCGGCTTCGGCGCCGCGCCGAAGGTCACCGTGGCGGTGCTCATGGCCTTCTTCCCCGTCGTCATCTCCGGCCTGGCCGGGCTGCGGTCGGTCGACCCCGAGATCGTCGAGCTGACGTCAACGATGGGAGCCAGCAGGCTGAAGACCTTCTGGAAGGTCATGTTCCCGGCCTCCCTGCCCCAGTTGCTGTCCGGCCTCAAGGTGGCGGCCACCCTCGCGGTGACCGGCGCCGTCGTGGGCGAGTTCGTCGGCGGCAACGAGGGCCTCGGCTACGTCATCCTCCAAGCCAACGGGAACATCGACACGGCAATGCTCTTCGCCGCGCTGATCATCATGTCGCTGCTCGGGATCGTGTTGTTCCTGCTCATCGAGCTCGCCGAGGCCCTCCTGATCGGCTGGCATCCATCCCGCCGCAACAACGCGGCCTCCAGCACGCTCGTCGGCGCCTGA
- a CDS encoding LacI family DNA-binding transcriptional regulator: MRASTGTATGSDASRPRLQDVAGRAGVSLATASRVLNGSSRQPGAELVERVRTAAHELGYVVNAQAQALARSRTGLLGLVVQDISDPYFSSIAAGAQSVAREQGLHLLLASTDRDPEAERDAVSAFAAHRADGIVVVGSRWGGKHDAALRRELAVYTSAGGVAVVVGQPLAGALTVQPPNVEGARALAHALVDLGLRRFAVVAGPERIVTSRERSDSFAGGVLGRGGHVETVIATQFSRDGGFAAAEQVARLARADAPRLCVFAVSDVMAIGLMAGLRRLGVEAPRDVLVAGFDDVPTLRDHTPGLTTVRIPLVEMGRRAVLAAVDASRTPGLEPLEAEVVLRESTSPPRR, translated from the coding sequence ATGAGGGCATCGACGGGAACGGCGACGGGCAGCGACGCGAGCCGACCGCGGCTCCAAGACGTCGCCGGGCGCGCCGGAGTCTCGTTGGCGACCGCGTCGCGGGTGCTCAACGGCTCCAGCCGGCAGCCGGGCGCGGAGCTCGTCGAGCGCGTGAGGACCGCGGCGCACGAGCTCGGCTACGTCGTCAACGCCCAGGCCCAGGCACTGGCCCGCTCCCGGACCGGGCTGTTGGGCCTCGTCGTGCAGGACATCTCCGACCCGTACTTCTCCTCGATCGCCGCCGGAGCGCAGAGCGTCGCCCGCGAGCAGGGGCTCCACCTGCTCCTGGCGAGCACCGACCGTGACCCCGAGGCCGAGCGCGACGCGGTGAGCGCCTTCGCCGCGCACCGCGCCGACGGCATCGTCGTGGTGGGGTCCCGGTGGGGAGGCAAGCACGACGCCGCGCTGCGCCGGGAGCTGGCGGTCTACACGAGCGCGGGCGGGGTCGCGGTGGTCGTCGGCCAGCCCCTCGCGGGCGCGCTCACGGTGCAGCCGCCCAACGTCGAGGGAGCCCGGGCGCTCGCGCACGCCCTGGTGGACCTTGGGTTGCGCCGGTTCGCGGTGGTCGCCGGCCCGGAGCGGATCGTCACCTCGCGCGAGCGCTCCGACTCGTTCGCCGGAGGGGTGCTCGGCCGCGGCGGGCATGTCGAGACCGTCATCGCCACGCAGTTCTCACGCGACGGCGGCTTCGCGGCGGCCGAGCAGGTCGCCCGGCTCGCGCGCGCCGACGCGCCGCGGCTGTGCGTCTTCGCGGTCTCGGACGTGATGGCCATCGGGCTCATGGCCGGACTGCGCCGGCTCGGCGTCGAGGCGCCACGCGACGTGCTCGTCGCCGGCTTCGACGACGTTCCGACGCTGCGCGACCACACCCCCGGGCTCACCACGGTGCGCATCCCGCTCGTCGAGATGGGGCGCCGCGCGGTCCTGGCGGCCGTCGACGCCTCCCGCACCCCGGGCCTCGAGCCGCTCGAGGCCGAGGTCGTGCTGCGCGAGTCGACGAGCCCGCCCAGGCGGTAG
- a CDS encoding glycoside hydrolase family 88 protein has protein sequence MPTSPPQTSDARGGGDCLSPSPVQRWTGEASLICEFASALDDTVATVRSNIAAFGPHYPDDTTVGGRYLPRPAAPGFAPGANRGWTTGFWPGMQWLAYEVTGAPGFRAAGEEHVADFERRVELGEDIDTHDLGFLYTLACVAPWRLTGSAGAWRAGIAAADALMTRFSEPAGVVQAWGDLTDPAQRGRTIIDSLLNMPLLTWAAEQTGQERYAAAVARHCARLAERIVRPDDSTFHTFTWDPATGAPVGGSTAQGAHDDSCWARGQAWGVLGFALNAQATGDARLLRAAERCADYLLAHLPADGVPYWDLVFTSGDEPRDSSAAAIAVCGLHELAPLVNAERSERYSSAARDILRSLVKGYTPGADGVRSDALLLHSVYSAPGGVGVDEGSLWGDYFYLEALVRHCVTGWRRYW, from the coding sequence GTGCCCACATCGCCACCCCAGACCTCCGACGCTCGCGGCGGAGGCGACTGCCTGAGCCCCTCGCCGGTCCAGCGCTGGACCGGCGAGGCGTCGCTCATCTGCGAGTTCGCCTCGGCCCTCGACGACACCGTCGCGACCGTCCGCTCCAACATCGCCGCCTTCGGCCCGCACTACCCCGACGACACGACGGTGGGTGGGCGCTACCTGCCGCGCCCCGCGGCGCCCGGGTTCGCGCCCGGCGCCAACCGCGGCTGGACCACGGGCTTTTGGCCGGGCATGCAGTGGCTCGCCTACGAGGTGACGGGCGCGCCCGGGTTCCGCGCCGCGGGCGAGGAGCACGTGGCCGACTTCGAGCGCCGCGTCGAACTGGGCGAGGACATCGACACCCACGACCTCGGGTTCCTGTACACGCTCGCGTGCGTCGCCCCGTGGCGGCTGACCGGCAGCGCCGGCGCCTGGCGGGCGGGGATCGCGGCCGCCGACGCGCTCATGACGCGGTTCAGCGAGCCGGCGGGCGTCGTCCAGGCGTGGGGGGACCTGACCGACCCCGCCCAGCGCGGGCGCACCATCATCGACAGCCTGCTCAACATGCCGCTGCTGACCTGGGCGGCCGAGCAGACCGGGCAGGAGCGGTACGCGGCCGCCGTCGCGCGGCACTGCGCGCGGCTCGCCGAGCGCATCGTGCGCCCCGACGACTCGACGTTCCACACCTTCACCTGGGACCCCGCCACCGGGGCGCCGGTCGGCGGCTCGACGGCGCAGGGCGCGCACGACGACTCGTGCTGGGCGCGCGGGCAGGCCTGGGGCGTGCTCGGGTTCGCGCTCAACGCGCAGGCGACGGGCGACGCGCGGCTGCTGCGGGCCGCCGAGCGCTGCGCCGACTACCTCCTGGCCCACCTGCCCGCCGACGGCGTGCCCTACTGGGACCTCGTGTTCACCTCGGGCGACGAGCCGCGCGACAGCTCGGCAGCCGCGATCGCGGTGTGCGGGCTGCACGAGCTCGCGCCGCTGGTCAACGCGGAGCGCTCCGAGCGCTACTCGTCCGCCGCGCGCGACATCCTGCGCTCGCTCGTCAAGGGCTACACGCCCGGCGCCGACGGCGTGCGCTCCGACGCACTGCTGCTGCACTCGGTCTACAGCGCGCCGGGTGGGGTCGGCGTCGACGAGGGCAGCCTGTGGGGCGACTACTTCTACCTCGAGGCGCTCGTGCGCCACTGCGTGACCGGGTGGAGGCGGTACTGGTGA
- the ngcE gene encoding N-acetylglucosamine/diacetylchitobiose ABC transporter substrate-binding protein, whose protein sequence is MPPRIVASPRAAVGTLWLSLTVSAVVAAVVAAAGCTGPAGDPAASPDAVGPLGAPARASVEVYLFDGAYGSAYLDTAVDLYHRALPGSPVEVKPVHDVATQLQPRFVAGDPPDLVDNSGRPLDLATLADAGQLTDLAPLLAAPSFDDPDVTVGQTLADGVASAGSVDGRVLALRYVTTAYGLWYSQALFDRHGWEAPTTWDGLLALGDRARARGVALLVYPGQAMGYVADVFVALVGKQAGVDALRALDNLEPNAWRNPAVVAAFAALAELGDRGLVLAGSEALTHTEAQTELLRGQALFYPAGSWLTSETRATLPAGFDLAIAPVPALDPSTAALDAATVAVAPSEEFVVPTRAKNPAGAQELLRAMLSREAAAQFSRLTGAPTVVRGALDGVEVSPVLRRVLDAIDAGGEPELRAWFRVWYEGLRAQWLTTLGDVLAGRTGAREAAATMQAAADDVASDASVTKHMRPDAHEGPTAS, encoded by the coding sequence GTGCCGCCACGGATCGTCGCGTCCCCGCGCGCCGCCGTCGGCACGCTCTGGCTGAGCCTGACGGTGAGCGCGGTGGTCGCCGCCGTGGTCGCGGCGGCCGGATGCACGGGCCCCGCGGGCGACCCCGCCGCGTCGCCCGACGCCGTCGGGCCGCTCGGCGCGCCCGCGCGCGCGAGCGTCGAGGTCTACCTGTTCGACGGCGCGTACGGCTCCGCCTACCTCGACACCGCCGTCGACCTCTACCACCGCGCGCTGCCTGGCTCCCCGGTCGAGGTCAAGCCCGTGCACGACGTCGCCACGCAACTCCAGCCGCGCTTCGTGGCGGGCGACCCGCCCGACCTCGTCGACAACTCCGGCCGACCCCTGGACCTCGCCACGTTGGCCGATGCGGGGCAGCTCACCGACCTGGCGCCGCTGCTCGCGGCGCCGTCGTTCGACGACCCGGACGTCACCGTCGGCCAGACGCTGGCCGACGGCGTCGCGAGCGCGGGCTCGGTCGACGGGCGCGTTCTCGCGCTGCGCTACGTCACCACGGCCTACGGGTTGTGGTACTCCCAGGCCCTGTTCGACCGCCACGGCTGGGAGGCGCCGACCACCTGGGACGGGCTGCTCGCCCTCGGCGACCGGGCGCGCGCCCGCGGCGTCGCGCTGCTGGTCTACCCCGGCCAGGCCATGGGCTACGTCGCCGACGTGTTCGTCGCGCTGGTCGGCAAGCAGGCGGGCGTCGACGCGCTGCGCGCGCTCGACAACCTTGAGCCGAACGCCTGGCGGAACCCGGCCGTCGTCGCCGCGTTCGCCGCGCTCGCCGAGTTGGGCGACCGCGGCCTGGTCCTGGCGGGCTCCGAGGCGCTGACGCACACCGAGGCGCAGACCGAGCTGCTGCGCGGTCAGGCGCTGTTCTACCCGGCTGGGTCGTGGCTCACCAGCGAGACGCGCGCGACGCTGCCCGCGGGCTTCGACCTGGCGATCGCGCCCGTGCCGGCGCTCGACCCCTCCACCGCCGCGCTCGACGCCGCCACCGTGGCGGTGGCGCCCAGCGAGGAGTTCGTGGTTCCGACCCGGGCGAAGAACCCCGCCGGCGCCCAAGAGCTGCTGCGCGCGATGCTCTCGCGCGAGGCCGCGGCGCAGTTCTCGCGGCTGACCGGGGCGCCCACTGTGGTGCGCGGCGCGCTCGACGGGGTCGAGGTCTCACCCGTGCTGCGGCGCGTCCTCGATGCGATCGACGCCGGCGGCGAGCCCGAGCTGCGCGCGTGGTTCCGTGTCTGGTACGAGGGGCTGCGCGCGCAGTGGCTCACGACGCTCGGGGACGTCCTCGCCGGGCGCACGGGAGCCCGTGAGGCCGCCGCGACCATGCAGGCCGCCGCCGACGACGTCGCCTCGGACGCCTCGGTGACCAAGCACATGCGGCCCGACGCGCACGAGGGGCCGACCGCGTCGTGA
- a CDS encoding substrate-binding domain-containing protein, which yields MRATERRAAIERELRLTGKVSVAELAKAMSTSPISIRRDLNTLVERGVARRVHGGAIAVGERTTAPGRPRPVRRPGAVDTRPITIGLVIPSARYYFTGVLDGVKAAAAQTRVRVVLAVSGYSGEEERSQIRRLVDRGVQALVVTPAQIVANDAETYRALVDLPLPVVLMERDGGDEYAALDSVRSDHAYGARMAFGRLAGVGHRAVMLVCAERTATAGWLRAGFEATRDQFDVAERVAIPSAPEFDPELRQRVDEALDRCVELGVTGALVHPDVAAILMAQRARERGIDTPGGLEIIAYDDEVAALADPALDAVAPPKDEVGRLALRLAFERARTSRNGALPRHIALPPTLVLRGLTLRPAPSAGPEPEVSV from the coding sequence GTGCGTGCCACGGAGCGACGAGCGGCGATCGAGCGTGAGCTGCGCCTGACCGGGAAGGTGAGCGTCGCCGAACTCGCCAAGGCCATGTCGACCTCGCCCATCAGCATCCGGCGTGACCTCAACACCCTGGTCGAGCGCGGTGTGGCCCGCCGCGTGCACGGAGGCGCCATCGCCGTCGGCGAGCGCACGACGGCGCCCGGGCGGCCCCGCCCGGTGCGCCGACCCGGCGCCGTCGACACCCGGCCCATCACCATCGGCCTGGTCATCCCGTCGGCGCGCTACTACTTCACCGGAGTGCTCGACGGCGTCAAGGCCGCCGCCGCGCAGACACGCGTGCGCGTGGTGCTGGCCGTGTCGGGCTACTCGGGCGAGGAGGAGCGGTCACAGATCCGGCGCCTGGTCGATCGCGGTGTGCAGGCGCTCGTGGTCACCCCCGCCCAGATCGTGGCGAACGACGCCGAGACCTACCGGGCGCTGGTCGACCTGCCGTTGCCGGTCGTGCTCATGGAGCGCGACGGCGGCGACGAGTACGCGGCACTCGACTCGGTGCGCTCCGACCACGCCTACGGCGCCCGGATGGCGTTCGGGCGCCTCGCGGGCGTCGGACACCGCGCCGTCATGCTGGTCTGCGCCGAGCGCACCGCGACCGCCGGGTGGCTGCGCGCCGGCTTCGAGGCCACGCGCGACCAGTTCGACGTCGCCGAGCGGGTCGCCATCCCCTCAGCCCCCGAATTCGACCCCGAGCTGCGCCAACGCGTCGACGAGGCGCTCGACCGGTGCGTCGAGCTCGGCGTGACCGGCGCGCTGGTGCACCCCGACGTCGCCGCCATCCTCATGGCCCAGCGCGCGCGGGAGCGCGGCATCGACACACCGGGTGGGTTGGAGATCATCGCGTACGACGACGAGGTCGCGGCGCTCGCGGACCCGGCGCTCGACGCGGTCGCGCCGCCCAAGGACGAGGTCGGTCGCCTGGCGCTGCGCCTCGCCTTCGAGCGGGCGCGCACGTCGCGCAACGGCGCCCTGCCGCGCCACATCGCGCTGCCGCCGACGCTCGTGCTGCGCGGCCTGACCCTGCGGCCGGCGCCGTCGGCGGGCCCCGAGCCCGAAGTCAGCGTCTGA